A portion of the Bdellovibrionales bacterium CG10_big_fil_rev_8_21_14_0_10_45_34 genome contains these proteins:
- the rny gene encoding ribonuclease Y — MLTTIGVLILGVLAGGGLVLLALQIKKKRKRDFAISEADKILNRAKQEARRLEQRAKETEGKVRKNAEVDIKKQKSQLQKAESDYKRLESELQRKIKDKEDEIIARRRKFEDDENRLKIAEKRAQENLQKYDSELEELKKKLEVAAQMTSEQAKQELVQAIRKDAELDAAKAIMQIESETKAEAEKKAKRIISLAVSRYAGEYAAERVVSVVALPSEEMKGRIIGREGRNIRALEAACGVDLIVDDTPEAVVISGFDPVRREVARRALERLMEDGRVHPARIEEVIAKVKEELFQSIKEDGEKACFELGITGVNPEIIKLIGSLKYRTSFTQNNYTHSIEVGFLAGLMAAELDGDIKAARRAGLLHDIGKALDHSVEGSHAVIGAEFAKKHGEREAICHAVRAHHEDEKPQTLLAHLAQAADALSGARPGARRSMMESYVRRLEDLESIANSFDGVIRTFAVQAGREIRVIVEGSKVTDEQSILLSKDIARKIEREMSYPGQIKVTVIREVRSVEHAR, encoded by the coding sequence ATGTTAACGACAATTGGTGTACTTATTTTAGGTGTTTTGGCAGGAGGGGGGCTCGTATTGTTGGCCCTTCAAATAAAGAAAAAGCGCAAGAGAGATTTCGCCATCTCCGAAGCGGATAAGATATTGAATCGCGCCAAGCAAGAGGCCCGTCGCCTAGAGCAACGAGCAAAAGAGACAGAAGGCAAAGTAAGAAAGAACGCTGAAGTCGACATTAAAAAGCAAAAGAGTCAGCTTCAAAAAGCAGAAAGCGATTACAAGCGCCTTGAGAGCGAACTTCAGCGAAAGATCAAAGACAAAGAAGACGAGATCATCGCAAGAAGAAGGAAGTTTGAAGACGATGAGAATCGCTTAAAAATTGCAGAAAAGCGTGCACAAGAAAACTTGCAGAAATACGATTCTGAACTCGAAGAACTTAAGAAGAAATTAGAAGTCGCCGCGCAAATGACATCGGAGCAAGCAAAACAAGAGCTAGTTCAGGCTATTAGAAAAGACGCCGAGCTCGACGCAGCAAAAGCGATCATGCAAATTGAAAGCGAGACCAAAGCTGAGGCCGAAAAAAAGGCTAAGCGAATTATCAGCTTGGCTGTGTCTAGGTATGCTGGAGAGTATGCGGCAGAGCGTGTTGTGAGTGTTGTGGCGCTTCCCTCTGAAGAAATGAAGGGGCGAATTATAGGCCGAGAAGGCAGAAACATTCGTGCATTAGAGGCAGCTTGCGGAGTGGACCTGATTGTAGATGACACACCGGAGGCGGTTGTGATTTCAGGGTTTGATCCGGTTCGACGAGAGGTCGCAAGACGGGCTTTGGAGCGTCTTATGGAGGATGGCCGGGTTCATCCAGCGCGCATTGAAGAAGTTATAGCAAAGGTCAAAGAGGAACTTTTTCAGTCAATTAAAGAAGATGGTGAAAAGGCCTGCTTCGAACTTGGTATAACAGGAGTGAATCCAGAAATCATCAAACTCATTGGAAGTTTAAAATATCGAACCTCATTTACTCAAAACAACTACACACACTCCATAGAAGTGGGTTTCTTAGCTGGTTTAATGGCGGCAGAACTTGATGGAGACATTAAAGCGGCTCGGCGGGCAGGATTACTTCATGATATCGGTAAAGCACTCGATCATAGCGTAGAGGGTTCGCACGCTGTTATTGGTGCGGAGTTTGCAAAAAAACACGGTGAACGAGAGGCTATTTGTCATGCCGTTAGAGCTCACCATGAGGATGAAAAGCCTCAAACATTATTGGCTCATCTAGCGCAGGCTGCAGATGCTCTGAGCGGAGCAAGACCAGGGGCGCGACGATCTATGATGGAGTCTTATGTTAGGCGCCTTGAAGATTTAGAGTCGATTGCAAATAGCTTTGACGGTGTTATCCGCACATTTGCTGTACAGGCCGGCAGAGAAATTCGAGTCATTGTTGAGGGGAGCAAAGTAACTGACGAGCAATCTATTTTACTCAGTAAAGACATAGCTCGAAAGATAGAACGTGAAATGAGTTATCCTGGGCAAATTAAAGTAACCGTCATTCGAGAAGTGCGATCTGTCGAGCACGCAAGGTAG